A window of the Natronomonas salina genome harbors these coding sequences:
- a CDS encoding 4Fe-4S dicluster domain-containing protein, which produces MAIDPNFEENSELEGEEHGVDVWGPTDPPEKLGIRGTHVAVDFDICIADGACLEDCPVDVFEWVDTPDHPESEIKANPTNEDQCIDCMLCVDVCPVDAIDVDPGRAGRT; this is translated from the coding sequence ATGGCCATCGACCCGAACTTCGAGGAAAACAGCGAACTCGAGGGCGAGGAACACGGCGTCGACGTCTGGGGCCCGACGGACCCGCCGGAGAAGCTCGGCATCCGCGGGACGCACGTCGCCGTCGACTTCGACATCTGCATCGCCGACGGCGCCTGCCTCGAGGACTGCCCGGTCGACGTCTTCGAGTGGGTTGACACCCCCGACCACCCCGAGAGCGAGATCAAGGCGAACCCGACGAACGAGGACCAGTGCATCGACTGCATGCTCTGCGTGGACGTCTGTCCCGTCGACGCCATCGACGTCGACCCGGGGCGCGCCGGCCGGACCTGA
- a CDS encoding acyl-CoA dehydrogenase family protein gives MDFTFSQEERAIRQTAREFAEEEIAPVARHHEDSGEWPEEVWEKAVDAGLVGGTIPEEYGGAGLSQVETCLFMEEICRVDAGMLAAIGTEFGTRMIREYGTEDQKEWILRGVAEGELIGALGNTEPEHGSDAASIETTAEKDGDEYVVNGVKTFITHGTIADYVLTMCRTGDEGHSGISALIVETDRDGFEVESEIHKLGWNASETAQLRYDDVRVPEENLVGYEDAGFYQLMEFFEEERVGIAAQALGIAQGCLEETVDYVTQREQFDRELREFQAVQHKVADMAMKVELARRLVYDAAARVDDDEKPTKLASMAKLYASEIAEEVASDAIQLHGGNGYTRDYPVERHYRHTKIYQIGEGASEIQRNIIAGEVLDL, from the coding sequence GTGGACTTCACCTTCAGCCAGGAGGAGCGCGCGATCCGTCAGACCGCCCGGGAGTTCGCGGAGGAGGAGATCGCGCCGGTCGCACGGCATCACGAGGACTCCGGCGAGTGGCCGGAGGAAGTCTGGGAGAAGGCGGTCGACGCCGGCCTCGTCGGCGGCACCATCCCCGAGGAGTACGGCGGCGCCGGCCTCTCGCAGGTCGAGACCTGCCTGTTCATGGAGGAGATCTGCCGCGTCGACGCCGGAATGCTGGCCGCCATCGGGACCGAGTTCGGCACCCGGATGATCCGGGAGTACGGCACCGAGGACCAGAAGGAGTGGATCCTCCGCGGGGTCGCCGAGGGCGAACTCATCGGCGCGCTCGGCAACACCGAACCCGAGCACGGCTCCGACGCGGCCTCCATCGAGACCACCGCCGAGAAAGATGGCGACGAGTACGTCGTGAACGGGGTGAAGACGTTCATCACCCACGGCACCATCGCGGACTACGTGTTGACGATGTGCCGGACCGGCGACGAGGGTCACAGCGGCATCTCGGCACTCATCGTCGAGACCGACCGCGACGGCTTCGAGGTCGAGTCGGAGATCCACAAGCTCGGCTGGAACGCCAGCGAGACCGCCCAGCTCAGGTACGACGACGTCCGCGTCCCCGAGGAGAACCTCGTCGGCTACGAGGACGCCGGCTTCTACCAGCTCATGGAGTTCTTCGAGGAGGAGCGGGTCGGCATCGCCGCCCAGGCGCTCGGCATCGCCCAGGGGTGTCTGGAGGAGACCGTCGACTACGTCACCCAGCGCGAGCAGTTCGACCGCGAACTCCGGGAGTTCCAGGCCGTCCAGCACAAGGTCGCCGACATGGCGATGAAGGTCGAACTCGCGCGACGACTCGTCTACGACGCCGCCGCCCGCGTCGACGACGACGAGAAGCCGACGAAGCTCGCGTCGATGGCGAAGCTCTACGCCAGCGAGATCGCCGAGGAGGTCGCCAGCGACGCCATCCAGCTCCACGGCGGCAACGGCTACACGCGCGACTACCCCGTCGAACGCCACTACCGACACACGAAGATCTACCAGATCGGCGAGGGCGCCAGCGAGATCCAGCGGAACATCATCGCCGGAGAGGTCCTGGACCTCTAA
- a CDS encoding GIDE domain-containing protein, whose translation MSTVGSLAGVFLLGVGIVAGAYGLRRRRQRDAIAGVETTDVLRLTPGPAEVYGTAEPTEDGPLPTPFSDDDCLLVEWEIEEWEESGKHSSWRTEGAGTITAPFYVDDGTDRVLVRPGEATVELSGPRETTEVGVDEPLPGPIQRFVDLDSTPGEPRGAFLQAIDWGTRVGDRKYHQRVLRPGDQVYVHGTATRVGAETFGANDFEIVARADDGHPDAELFLVADRPESELLADRGDAVIYLTIAGFSLLAGAGLLVASLLAG comes from the coding sequence GTGAGCACCGTGGGCTCGCTCGCGGGCGTGTTCCTGCTTGGCGTCGGCATCGTCGCCGGGGCCTACGGCCTGCGTCGACGGCGGCAGCGTGACGCGATCGCGGGCGTCGAGACGACCGACGTGCTGCGGCTGACCCCCGGACCGGCGGAGGTCTACGGCACGGCCGAACCGACCGAGGACGGCCCCTTGCCGACGCCCTTCTCGGACGACGACTGCCTCCTCGTGGAGTGGGAGATCGAGGAGTGGGAGGAGTCAGGGAAGCACTCGAGCTGGCGGACCGAGGGTGCCGGGACGATCACGGCCCCGTTCTACGTCGACGACGGGACCGACCGCGTGCTCGTCCGCCCGGGCGAGGCGACCGTCGAGCTTTCCGGCCCCCGCGAGACGACCGAGGTGGGCGTCGACGAGCCGCTGCCCGGCCCCATCCAGCGGTTCGTCGACCTCGACTCCACGCCCGGCGAACCGCGGGGCGCCTTCCTCCAGGCGATCGACTGGGGGACGCGGGTCGGCGACCGGAAGTACCACCAGCGGGTCCTCCGGCCGGGCGACCAGGTGTACGTCCACGGGACGGCCACCCGCGTCGGGGCAGAGACGTTCGGCGCAAACGACTTCGAGATCGTCGCCCGCGCCGACGACGGCCACCCGGACGCGGAGCTGTTCCTCGTCGCCGACCGGCCCGAGTCGGAGCTCCTCGCCGACCGCGGCGACGCGGTGATCTACCTCACGATCGCGGGGTTCTCCCTGCTCGCCGGCGCCGGGCTGCTCGTCGCGTCGCTCCTCGCGGGCTGA
- a CDS encoding class I adenylate-forming enzyme family protein has protein sequence MNFATYADTMARNDPDRLAMTDPTREVTFAELSAETNAVANALEDLGVDAGDRVALYLPNSVAFMTSYLGAMKRGAIPFPINMRFQGEEVQYVLEDSEAVAAVTHGRFEDAIADLDVPSLEHLIVADGDRGHGYRELVGAASTEYDPHPRKEDELAELVYTSGTTGRPKGVQHTHRNLQTNARGLVEAMGWSRHTVSLTVCPLFHVSGLNVTTTPMLTVGAENHFLPEWDPETALETMAARGVTYAFFIPTMVIDLLEHGVEGHDLSALETVGVGGSPMPKERIETVEEVFDVTLLEGYGMTETTPLAAINRPGQDVRKAGSIGPPAYEVVDVRIEHPETGEPVDRGEKGELLWHGDTVTPGYFRMPEKNETAFVQREGKRWLRSGDVARMDEDGHLFVEDRIDDMIITGGENVYPREIEDVVYELDGVVEVAVIGTPDDRLGETVTAIVVTDGNLTEEAVEAHCRERLTDYKVPRRVEFLDELPKTATRKIDKVSLRDEFRAGASSTDRQEEAGD, from the coding sequence ATGAATTTCGCGACCTACGCGGACACGATGGCGCGGAACGACCCGGACCGACTCGCGATGACCGACCCGACCCGCGAGGTGACGTTCGCGGAACTGTCCGCCGAGACGAACGCCGTCGCGAACGCCCTCGAGGACCTCGGCGTCGACGCGGGCGACCGGGTCGCGCTGTACCTCCCGAACAGCGTCGCGTTCATGACGTCGTACTTGGGCGCGATGAAGCGCGGCGCGATCCCGTTCCCGATCAACATGCGCTTCCAGGGCGAGGAGGTCCAGTACGTCCTCGAGGACTCGGAGGCCGTCGCCGCGGTCACGCACGGCCGGTTCGAGGACGCCATCGCCGACCTCGACGTCCCCTCCCTGGAACACCTCATCGTCGCCGACGGCGACAGGGGGCACGGCTACCGCGAACTCGTCGGGGCGGCGTCGACGGAGTACGATCCCCATCCCCGGAAGGAGGACGAACTGGCGGAACTGGTGTACACCAGCGGGACGACGGGCAGACCGAAGGGCGTGCAACACACCCACCGGAACCTCCAGACCAACGCCCGGGGGCTGGTCGAGGCGATGGGGTGGTCCCGGCACACCGTCTCGCTGACGGTCTGTCCGCTGTTCCACGTCTCGGGGCTGAACGTCACGACGACTCCGATGCTGACGGTCGGCGCCGAGAACCACTTCCTGCCGGAGTGGGACCCCGAGACCGCCCTGGAGACGATGGCCGCCCGCGGCGTGACGTACGCCTTCTTCATCCCGACGATGGTCATCGACCTGCTGGAGCACGGCGTCGAGGGCCACGACCTCTCGGCGCTGGAGACCGTCGGCGTCGGCGGATCGCCGATGCCGAAGGAGCGCATCGAGACGGTCGAGGAGGTCTTCGACGTGACGCTGCTGGAGGGGTACGGGATGACCGAGACGACGCCGCTGGCGGCCATAAACCGCCCCGGCCAGGACGTCCGGAAGGCCGGCAGCATCGGCCCGCCGGCCTACGAGGTCGTCGACGTCCGGATCGAGCATCCCGAGACCGGCGAGCCGGTCGACCGCGGCGAGAAGGGCGAACTGCTTTGGCACGGCGACACGGTCACGCCGGGGTACTTCCGGATGCCCGAGAAGAACGAGACGGCCTTCGTCCAGCGGGAGGGCAAGCGCTGGCTCCGCTCGGGCGACGTCGCGCGGATGGACGAGGACGGCCACCTCTTCGTCGAGGACCGCATCGACGACATGATCATCACCGGCGGGGAGAACGTCTACCCGCGGGAGATCGAGGACGTCGTCTACGAACTCGACGGGGTCGTCGAGGTGGCGGTCATCGGGACGCCGGACGACCGCCTCGGCGAGACGGTCACCGCGATCGTCGTCACCGACGGGAACCTGACCGAAGAAGCGGTCGAGGCCCACTGCCGGGAGCGGCTGACCGACTACAAGGTGCCGCGGCGCGTCGAGTTCCTCGACGAACTGCCGAAGACCGCCACACGGAAGATCGACAAGGTGTCGCTGCGCGACGAGTTCCGGGCCGGCGCCTCATCAACCGACCGGCAAGAGGAGGCGGGAGATTAA
- a CDS encoding class I adenylate-forming enzyme family protein codes for MKREMLTTDFLERAVDLYDDVTGVVAHDGTEYTYAEVEDRVDRLAHALADLGVGRGDRVALLAPNTHYFIETLYATNRLGAVFVPMNYRLTPDELSYIVDDCEADVVVADYDYAGNVEPIREEVSAEHFVGYEADRIDGDWQDYETLLDEQPSTEPDYPELSEDEDASINYTSGTTGDPKGVVRTHRTEHWHALVLNQHMEIRDDDNYLWTLPMFHCNGWGHTYAITGTGGTHVCQRTFDPEGTLRRVREHDVSFMCGAPTVLNNLIQFYEDADGDVGMTGDRDVRIATAGSAPATATIETIEDEFDWRIIHIYGLTETAPIITTSNSPRRLAERGRELKVTQGSEVLCTDVRVVDEDGEDVPRDGGTIGEIVVRGNQVMDRYLGKPEETRRAFNDRIEGYFHTGDLATVDEDGMVAIQDRRKDIIISGGENISSIEVEDALYDHEDVSKAAVIPVPSEKWGETPKAVVVERPGASLTEDEVIDFVKDRLAGYKAPTSVDFVDDLPETATGKVQKYELRAKYWEDEERMVGEG; via the coding sequence ATGAAGCGCGAGATGCTCACCACCGACTTCCTCGAGCGCGCGGTCGACCTCTACGACGACGTGACGGGGGTCGTCGCCCACGACGGCACCGAGTACACGTACGCCGAGGTCGAGGATCGGGTCGACAGGCTCGCCCACGCCCTCGCCGACCTGGGCGTCGGGCGCGGCGACCGCGTCGCCCTGCTGGCACCGAACACCCACTACTTCATCGAGACGCTCTACGCGACGAACCGGCTCGGCGCCGTCTTCGTCCCGATGAACTACCGGCTGACCCCCGACGAGCTCTCGTACATCGTCGACGACTGCGAGGCCGACGTGGTCGTCGCCGACTACGACTACGCCGGCAACGTCGAGCCCATCCGCGAGGAGGTCTCGGCCGAGCACTTCGTCGGCTACGAGGCCGACCGGATCGACGGCGACTGGCAGGACTACGAGACGCTGCTCGACGAGCAGCCGTCGACGGAGCCCGACTACCCGGAGCTCTCTGAGGACGAAGACGCCAGCATCAACTACACCTCCGGGACGACCGGCGACCCGAAGGGCGTCGTCCGAACCCACCGGACGGAGCACTGGCACGCGCTGGTGTTGAACCAGCACATGGAGATCCGCGACGACGACAACTACCTGTGGACGCTGCCGATGTTCCACTGCAACGGCTGGGGGCACACCTACGCCATCACGGGGACCGGCGGCACGCACGTCTGCCAGCGGACTTTCGACCCCGAAGGGACCCTCCGGCGCGTCCGCGAGCACGACGTCAGCTTCATGTGCGGGGCGCCGACCGTGCTGAACAACCTCATCCAGTTCTACGAGGACGCCGACGGCGACGTCGGGATGACCGGGGACCGCGACGTCCGCATCGCGACCGCCGGGAGCGCGCCCGCGACGGCGACGATCGAGACGATCGAGGACGAGTTCGACTGGCGCATCATCCACATCTACGGGCTCACGGAGACGGCGCCGATCATCACGACCAGCAACTCGCCGCGGCGGCTCGCCGAGCGCGGCCGCGAACTGAAGGTGACCCAGGGCTCGGAGGTGCTCTGCACCGACGTCCGCGTCGTCGACGAGGACGGCGAGGACGTCCCGCGGGACGGCGGGACCATCGGCGAGATCGTCGTCCGGGGCAACCAGGTGATGGACCGGTACCTGGGGAAGCCGGAGGAGACCCGCCGGGCGTTCAACGACCGCATCGAGGGGTACTTCCACACCGGCGACCTCGCGACCGTCGACGAGGACGGCATGGTGGCCATCCAGGACCGCCGGAAGGACATCATCATCTCGGGCGGCGAGAACATCTCCTCAATCGAGGTCGAGGACGCCCTCTACGACCACGAGGACGTCTCGAAGGCGGCGGTCATCCCCGTGCCGAGCGAGAAGTGGGGCGAGACGCCGAAGGCCGTCGTCGTCGAACGACCCGGCGCGAGCCTGACGGAAGACGAGGTCATCGACTTCGTGAAGGACCGCCTGGCCGGCTACAAGGCGCCGACGAGCGTCGACTTCGTCGATGACCTCCCGGAGACGGCGACCGGGAAGGTCCAGAAGTACGAACTCCGTGCGAAGTACTGGGAGGACGAGGAGCGGATGGTCGGCGAGGGGTAG
- a CDS encoding SDR family oxidoreductase — MSDDWPETPASTDIFADDLMEGETALVTGGGTGIGEEMALAFADHGADVAVASRDMDHLEPVAAAIEEKGQAACATTVDVRDKEKVDEMRDTVLDELGEITVLVNNAGANFLTPFEDLSANGWRAVVGTILDGTAFCTMSVGEHMIENGGGSIIAMGATNSIHGAPYHGHSGAGKAGIHNLMQTVASEWAKHDVRANTIAPGIIETEGVTEAAGGALPEQILDHVPADRFGTPGDCVPLAVFLASKASAYVTGSYYPVDGGHLLLPSPY, encoded by the coding sequence ATGTCCGACGACTGGCCCGAGACGCCCGCGAGCACCGACATCTTCGCCGACGACCTCATGGAGGGCGAGACCGCGCTCGTCACGGGGGGCGGGACCGGCATCGGCGAGGAGATGGCGCTGGCCTTCGCCGACCACGGCGCCGACGTCGCCGTCGCCTCCCGCGACATGGACCACCTCGAACCCGTCGCGGCGGCCATCGAGGAGAAGGGCCAGGCGGCCTGTGCGACCACCGTCGACGTCAGGGACAAGGAGAAGGTCGACGAGATGCGCGACACCGTCCTCGACGAGCTCGGCGAGATAACCGTCCTCGTCAACAACGCCGGTGCGAACTTCCTCACGCCGTTCGAGGACCTCTCGGCGAACGGCTGGCGGGCCGTCGTCGGGACCATCCTCGACGGCACCGCCTTCTGTACGATGAGCGTCGGCGAGCACATGATCGAGAACGGCGGCGGCTCCATCATCGCGATGGGCGCGACGAACTCCATCCACGGCGCGCCGTACCACGGTCACTCCGGGGCGGGCAAGGCCGGCATCCACAACCTCATGCAGACCGTCGCCAGCGAGTGGGCCAAACACGACGTCCGGGCGAACACGATCGCGCCAGGGATCATCGAGACCGAGGGCGTCACCGAGGCCGCCGGCGGGGCGCTGCCGGAGCAGATCCTCGACCACGTGCCGGCCGACCGGTTCGGCACGCCCGGCGACTGCGTCCCACTAGCGGTGTTCCTCGCCTCGAAGGCGTCGGCGTACGTGACCGGCAGCTACTACCCGGTCGACGGCGGCCACCTGCTGTTGCCCTCGCCGTACTGA
- a CDS encoding glutamate--tRNA ligase: MDEDLRERVEREAETAALFNALKHDSDAQVGAIMGPMMGENPEFREHGDEIPGVISPVIQRVNGLSAAEKRDRLAELDPELVEELEAEDEEDDQPLPDLPNVEAYDEVRMRLAPNPNGPWHLGSARMPAVIGTYKEMYDGWMLCRFDDTDPETKRPDLDAYDEILEAIDYLGFEPDEVVKASDRVETYYEHARNLIEAGGAYTCSCGGEEFSELKNSGEPCPHRDKDVETTLEEFEAMVDGGYSSGEIVLRVRTDIEHKNPALRDWVAFRMVDTPHPRETAAEYRCWPMLDFQSGVDDHLFGVTHIIRGIDLQDSAKRQQFVYDYFDWEYPEVLHWGHVQIDAYDVAMSTSTIKQKVEAGELDGWDDPRAPTVASLRRRGIRGEAIVDAMTELGTSTSNVDLAMSSIYANNRELVDDDADRRFLVRDGVEKTVVGGPDGAEPPLHPDHEDRGTRSIPVDGAVLVEPEDVPPNGKRVWLKGYGPVRHTRDAFEFTGEDIDVVREGDVDVVHWVPADENVPLRLRTMDGDERGHAEPGISTYTPDDVVQFERIGFARVDRHDDEETVAYYSHP; the protein is encoded by the coding sequence ATGGACGAGGACCTCCGCGAGCGCGTCGAGCGCGAGGCCGAGACGGCCGCGCTGTTCAACGCGCTCAAGCACGACAGCGACGCACAGGTCGGCGCCATCATGGGCCCGATGATGGGCGAGAACCCCGAGTTCCGCGAGCACGGCGACGAGATCCCCGGCGTCATCTCGCCGGTCATCCAGCGGGTCAACGGCCTCTCGGCCGCCGAGAAGCGCGACCGCCTCGCGGAACTGGACCCCGAACTGGTCGAGGAACTCGAAGCCGAGGACGAGGAAGACGACCAGCCGCTGCCCGACCTCCCGAACGTCGAGGCCTACGACGAGGTGCGGATGCGGCTGGCGCCGAACCCCAACGGCCCCTGGCACCTCGGCAGCGCCCGGATGCCCGCCGTCATCGGGACGTACAAGGAGATGTACGACGGCTGGATGCTCTGCCGGTTCGACGACACCGACCCCGAGACGAAGCGGCCGGACCTCGACGCCTACGACGAGATCCTGGAGGCCATCGACTACCTCGGCTTCGAGCCCGACGAGGTCGTGAAGGCCTCCGACCGCGTCGAGACCTACTACGAGCACGCGCGGAACCTCATCGAGGCCGGCGGCGCCTACACCTGCTCCTGCGGCGGCGAGGAGTTCTCCGAGTTGAAGAACAGCGGCGAGCCCTGCCCGCACCGCGACAAGGACGTCGAGACCACCCTCGAGGAGTTCGAGGCGATGGTCGACGGCGGGTACAGCTCCGGCGAGATCGTGCTCCGCGTCCGGACGGACATCGAGCACAAGAACCCGGCGCTGCGCGACTGGGTCGCCTTCCGGATGGTCGACACCCCGCATCCGCGGGAGACGGCCGCCGAGTACCGCTGCTGGCCGATGCTGGACTTCCAGTCGGGCGTCGACGACCACCTCTTCGGCGTCACCCACATCATCCGCGGCATCGACCTGCAGGACTCCGCGAAGCGCCAGCAGTTCGTCTACGACTACTTCGACTGGGAGTACCCGGAGGTGCTCCACTGGGGGCACGTCCAGATCGACGCCTACGACGTGGCGATGTCGACCTCGACGATCAAGCAGAAGGTCGAGGCCGGCGAACTCGACGGCTGGGACGACCCGCGGGCGCCGACCGTCGCCAGCCTCCGCCGGCGCGGCATCCGCGGCGAGGCCATCGTCGACGCGATGACCGAACTCGGCACCTCCACCTCGAACGTCGACCTGGCGATGTCGTCCATCTACGCGAACAACCGCGAACTCGTCGACGACGATGCCGACCGCCGGTTCCTCGTCCGCGACGGCGTCGAGAAGACCGTCGTCGGCGGACCGGACGGCGCCGAACCGCCGCTGCACCCCGACCACGAGGACCGCGGGACCCGCTCCATCCCCGTCGACGGCGCCGTGCTGGTCGAACCGGAGGACGTCCCGCCGAACGGCAAGCGCGTCTGGCTGAAGGGCTACGGGCCGGTGCGGCACACCCGCGACGCCTTCGAGTTCACCGGCGAGGACATCGACGTCGTCCGGGAGGGCGACGTGGACGTGGTCCACTGGGTGCCCGCCGACGAGAACGTCCCGCTGCGGCTCCGGACGATGGACGGGGACGAGCGGGGGCACGCGGAACCCGGTATCTCGACGTACACACCCGACGACGTCGTCCAGTTCGAGCGCATCGGCTTCGCCAGGGTAGATAGACACGACGACGAGGAGACCGTCGCCTACTACAGCCACCCCTGA
- the idsA3 gene encoding geranylfarnesyl diphosphate synthase: MTTEERVEAAIADRREIVNDAIAEQLPVQKPERLYSASRYLLDAGGKRLRPTILLLTAEAISGEEPLAADYREFPSLEGNGVDVLSAAVSIEVIQSFTLIHDDIMDDDDLRRGVPAVHREYDLETAILAGDTLYSKAFEYMLDTGAPAERSVRALDELATTCTEICEGQALDVDFEERGDVTTDEYLEMVEFKTAVLYAAASAIPAILLGSDQETVDALHGYGLDIGRAFQIQDDLLDLTVPSEELGKQRGSDLVEGKRTVITLHARDQGVDVDTLVSDDPGEAEIEAAVARLEEAGSIDFAREMAQDLVDSGKQQLEVLPDGESRSLLEDIADFLIERGY; this comes from the coding sequence ATGACCACCGAAGAGCGCGTCGAGGCGGCGATCGCGGACCGCCGCGAGATCGTCAACGACGCCATCGCCGAACAGCTCCCGGTCCAGAAGCCGGAGCGGCTCTACTCGGCGTCGCGGTACCTGCTGGACGCCGGCGGCAAGCGCCTCCGGCCGACCATCCTGCTGCTCACGGCGGAGGCCATCTCGGGGGAGGAACCGCTCGCGGCCGACTACCGCGAGTTCCCGTCCCTCGAGGGCAACGGCGTCGACGTCCTCTCGGCGGCGGTCAGTATCGAGGTCATCCAGTCGTTCACGCTCATCCACGACGACATCATGGACGACGACGACCTCCGGCGGGGCGTCCCCGCCGTCCACCGGGAGTACGACCTCGAGACCGCCATCCTCGCCGGCGACACGCTCTACTCGAAGGCCTTCGAGTACATGCTCGATACGGGCGCACCGGCCGAGCGCAGCGTGCGCGCCCTCGACGAACTGGCGACCACCTGCACCGAGATCTGCGAGGGCCAGGCCCTCGACGTCGACTTCGAGGAGCGCGGCGACGTGACGACCGACGAGTACCTGGAGATGGTGGAGTTCAAGACGGCGGTCCTGTACGCGGCGGCCTCGGCGATTCCGGCCATCCTGCTGGGCTCCGACCAGGAGACCGTCGACGCGCTCCACGGCTACGGCCTCGACATCGGACGCGCCTTCCAGATCCAGGACGACCTGCTGGACCTCACCGTCCCCAGCGAGGAGCTCGGCAAGCAGCGCGGCTCCGACCTCGTTGAGGGCAAGCGGACGGTCATCACGCTGCACGCCCGCGACCAGGGCGTCGACGTCGATACCCTGGTCTCCGACGACCCCGGCGAGGCGGAGATCGAGGCGGCGGTCGCCCGCCTGGAGGAGGCCGGGAGCATCGATTTCGCCCGCGAGATGGCCCAGGACCTCGTCGACAGCGGGAAGCAGCAACTCGAGGTGCTCCCGGACGGGGAGTCCCGGAGCCTCCTCGAGGACATCGCGGACTTCCTCATCGAGCGCGGGTACTGA
- a CDS encoding electron transfer flavoprotein subunit beta/FixA family protein, with the protein MNTLVLTKGVPDFREGQVSFDEDGHLERGKTPTVMNPNDKFALRAALQTKVRHGGKVSLMSMGPPGYKEVLQEGMRDVYADDLYLLSDREMGAADTWATAMTVATGIEKLEETPDLIFAGFKTADGETGHTGPQTNWCLQWPLVTHVVALDIDADEGRLRAKRLVEGDVEEIETVEADLPAFVVADPEFEPTYRKAAHRLKHKELREETRERAEDYEDLVTVWDHQDLNLDPDFIGLDGSPTIVSGVDPIPKAPSEREAQTVTPDDEEGMSDVLEEMAPYAAGD; encoded by the coding sequence ATGAACACACTCGTGCTGACGAAAGGCGTCCCCGACTTCCGGGAGGGCCAGGTCTCCTTCGACGAGGACGGCCACCTGGAACGCGGGAAGACGCCGACGGTGATGAACCCGAACGACAAGTTCGCGCTCCGGGCGGCCCTCCAGACGAAGGTCCGCCACGGGGGCAAGGTGTCGCTGATGAGCATGGGGCCGCCGGGGTACAAGGAGGTCCTCCAGGAGGGGATGCGGGACGTCTACGCCGACGACCTCTACCTGCTCTCCGACCGGGAGATGGGGGCCGCAGACACCTGGGCGACCGCGATGACGGTCGCCACCGGCATCGAGAAGCTCGAGGAGACGCCGGACCTCATCTTCGCGGGCTTCAAGACCGCCGACGGGGAGACCGGCCACACCGGCCCGCAGACCAACTGGTGTCTGCAGTGGCCGCTGGTCACCCACGTCGTCGCGCTCGACATCGACGCCGACGAGGGGCGGCTCCGGGCGAAGCGGCTCGTGGAGGGCGACGTCGAGGAGATCGAGACCGTCGAGGCCGACCTCCCTGCCTTCGTCGTCGCCGACCCCGAGTTCGAGCCGACCTACCGGAAGGCCGCCCACCGGCTGAAGCACAAGGAGCTCCGCGAGGAGACCCGGGAGCGCGCCGAGGACTACGAGGACCTCGTGACGGTGTGGGACCACCAGGACCTGAACCTCGACCCCGACTTCATCGGCCTGGACGGCTCCCCGACGATCGTCTCCGGCGTCGACCCCATCCCGAAGGCGCCGTCGGAGCGGGAAGCCCAGACCGTCACCCCCGACGACGAGGAGGGGATGAGCGACGTCCTCGAGGAGATGGCGCCGTACGCGGCAGGTGACTGA